Proteins from a single region of Dysosmobacter acutus:
- a CDS encoding PstS family phosphate ABC transporter substrate-binding protein — MRKHAAKHTLAAWLTAVLCLSACAGPSSPSASGQEPDDAPESFIFTRENFPRLDGSTSTAPMAEAVCAVLLGESREAVSDLVRFSKTTNAYYNLMEGNADLLIVGEPNADILAEKERTGFQWEQTPFATDAFVFVVNEENPVDSITVEEARRIYTGEITNWRELGGEDQAIVPFQRNSEAGSQALMEKLVMKGTPMMEPPTGYVVGTMGQLMEAVKSYDGSPGAIGYSVYYYAEEMKMAQGLKLLALEGVEPNPETIRGETYPLRNPKYVVIPADAEEDAPNRVLYNWLIGKEGQRLVAQEGYVSILEARP; from the coding sequence CTGGCCGCGTGGCTGACGGCGGTCCTGTGCCTGAGCGCCTGTGCCGGCCCCTCTTCCCCATCAGCTTCCGGTCAGGAGCCCGACGACGCGCCGGAATCGTTTATCTTTACGCGGGAGAATTTTCCCCGGCTGGACGGCTCCACCTCCACCGCGCCCATGGCGGAGGCGGTGTGCGCCGTATTGCTTGGGGAGAGCCGGGAGGCTGTATCGGACCTGGTCCGCTTCTCCAAGACCACCAATGCCTACTACAACCTGATGGAGGGCAACGCGGACCTTCTGATCGTAGGCGAACCCAACGCGGATATATTGGCTGAGAAGGAACGCACTGGTTTTCAGTGGGAGCAGACGCCCTTTGCCACCGACGCCTTCGTGTTTGTGGTCAACGAAGAGAACCCTGTGGACTCCATCACAGTGGAGGAGGCGCGGCGCATCTATACCGGCGAGATCACCAACTGGAGAGAATTGGGCGGCGAAGACCAGGCGATCGTCCCCTTCCAGCGCAACAGCGAAGCGGGGAGCCAGGCCCTGATGGAAAAGTTAGTGATGAAGGGCACGCCCATGATGGAGCCCCCCACCGGATACGTGGTGGGCACCATGGGCCAGCTGATGGAGGCGGTGAAGAGCTATGACGGCTCCCCCGGCGCCATCGGCTACAGCGTTTACTACTATGCAGAGGAGATGAAGATGGCCCAGGGCCTCAAGCTGCTGGCGCTGGAGGGCGTGGAGCCCAATCCGGAAACGATCCGGGGGGAAACCTATCCTCTGCGCAACCCCAAATATGTGGTCATCCCCGCCGACGCGGAGGAGGACGCCCCCAACCGCGTCCTCTATAACTGGCTCATCGGCAAGGAAGGGCAGCGGTTGGTGGCCCAGGAGGGCTATGTGTCCATTCTGGAGGCGCGGCCATGA